The Deinococcus seoulensis genomic sequence CGCACTCCAGCCGCGCCCGCAGTGCCAGCACGGCCGCCGGGTACGCCAGCGTGCACGCCAAGGAGCAGGCCCGCGTCATCGCCGACGCGCTGGGCGAGAAACTGGACCGCGAAGTGGTCGAGGATCAGAAGGAACTGGCCGAGACGGCCAAACAGCAGGGCTGAGCCGCCCCGCACTCCCTGACCGTTCGTGTGGGCGGGCCGCCTCTGTGGGGGTGGTCCGCCCGCGCCGTTGCAGCATTGGGAATCGGTGGGGGCGTCCCCGCCCCAGTCACAGTCCCGGAGGGGTATAACTGAGAGCGTTATGGCGGACATCAAAGTTCCTGTTTTTTCCGAGTCTGTCAGCGAGGGTACGCTGCTGACATGGCACAAGAAGCCCGGCGACGCGGTCAAACGCGGCGAGGTCCTGGCTGAAATCGAGACTGACAAGGTCGTGCTGGAAGTCACGGCGTTGCAGGACGGCGTGCTGACCAGCATCGCCAAGCAGGAGGGCGACACGGTCCTCAGCGAGGAGACGCTGGGCGTCGTGGGTGACGCGGGCAGCGCCCCGGCCCCCGCCGCCGCCCCTGTGGAAGCCCCGGCTGCGGCGCCCGCCGAGACTCCGGCCGCCGCACCCGCCGAGGCTGCGGCAGGCGCGGATCGCCGTGAGGACCTGTCCCCGGCGGTGCGCAAGGTGGTCGTGGAGAACAACCTGAACCCCGCGCAGATTCCCGCGACCGGCCCGAAAGGCAACATCACCAAGGCCGACGCCCTTGGCGCCGTGGGCCAGCAGGCCCCGGCCAGCACCCCGGCCGCGCCCGCGTACGCACCGGCGGCCAGCGTGCCGGCCGGCGCGCGCCCCGAGCAGCGTGTGCCCATGACCCGCATCCGCCAGCGCATCAGCGAGCGCCTGAAGGACGTGCAGAACACCGCCGCGATCCTCACGACCTTCAACGAAGTGAACATGCAGCCCGCCATGGACCTGCGCAAGAAGTACCAGGATCAGTTCGTGGCGAAGCACGGCGTGAAACTGGGCTTCATGAGCCTGTTCGTGCGCGCCGCGACCGAGGCCCTGAAGGCCTTCCCGGTCGTGAACGCCAGCGTGGACGGTAAGGACATCATCTACCACGGCTTCTACGACATCGGCATCGCGGTCGCGTCTGACCGTGGGCTGGTCGTGCCGGTCCTGCGTGACACCGAGCAGATGAGCCTCGCCGGGATCGAGAAGGCCATCGGCGGCTTCGCGCAGAAAGCCAAGGCCGGGAAACTGACCCTGGACGACATGAGCGGCGGCACGTTCAGCATCACGAACGGCGGCACCTTCGGCTCCATGATGAGCACGCCCATCATCAACGCCCCCCAGAGCGCCATCCTGGGCATGCACAACATCATCGAACGGCCCATCGCGCAGAACGGGCAGGTCGTGATCGCCCCCATGATGTACATCGCCCTGTCGTACGATCACCGCATCATCGACGGGAAGGAAGCCGTGCAGTTCCTCGTGACCATCAAGAACCTGCTGGAAGACCCGGCGCGGATGCTGCTGGAACTGTAAGTCGGGTTGATGGTTGAAAGTTAATGGTTGAAAGTTGATGGTCGGTAGAGGGGAAGTCCCTTCCATCGACCATCAACTTTTTGCGGCTCACGGCTCCGGTCCGTCAGGCTTCTGCCAGAGTGCGTTTTCTACCCTGTGGCCCATGAGGTTAGAGGGTCGGTTTGGTGGTCTGACGGACGGGCTGGCGCTGGGGGCGCAGTGGGACGGCTCGCGCCTGAGTGCGCGGGTGGGGGGCTTCACGGACGGGACGGACGTGCAGGTGTGGCTGGACACGGGCGGACTGTCGGGCCGCGTGGGCGGCTTCACGAGCGGCTGGGACGTGCAGGCGACCATCGAGGCGGGCGTGATGCGCGTCCGGCTGGGCAGCTTCGCGGACGGCACGGACGTGACGTTGCATTTCACGCCGGACAGCGTGACCGGCCGTTACGGGACCTTCACGGCGGGGCAGGACGTGACCCTGCGGCACTACGCGGGCGAGGTGCGCGGCCGGTTCGGGTCGTTCACGCGGGGCGTGGACATCCGCATGGACCTGGGCGACGTGCCGTTCCCGCTGGGCGTGCTGCTGGGCGTGTGCGCCCTGCACCTGTGGCTGGCGCAGGGGCGGCCCCTGACACCCGCACGCTGACACCCGCACGCTGACACCCGCCCGCTGATTCCAGGGGGGCGGCCTCTTCCCCGCTCTGCGCGGACGCTGCGCCGCTACCCGCTGTGCTTCAGGACCTGGTATGCGCTGCGGAACCCGGCGCGCCGGGCGGGCGGGATGCGCTGCGCCTGGGGCGTGATGACGGCCGTGACGGTGGGTGCGGGCGCGGTCCAGGGAACGCCCAGTCCGGTCCAGGCGAGGCGGGCCGCGCCGCGCAGTGAGGCGTCGGGCACGTTCGTGACGTGCAGCGGGCGGTTCAGGGCGTCCGCGAGCAGTTGCTGCCACCAGGGGTCCACGGTGCCGCCCCCGGCCAGCCGCAGGGGCTGCGCGTGGGGCAGGCGCAGCAGTTCGGCGGCCTGCGCGATGGACAGCGCCACGCCCTCGAACGCGGCGTAGGCGAGGTGGCCGGGGTCGTGGTCGGCGCTCAGGCCCAGCCAGCCGGCGCGGGCGTGGGGGTCCAGGTGGGGGGTGCGGTCGCCGGTCAGGTACGGCAGGAACAGCGGCGCGGGCTGCCCGTCGGTCTGCTGCGCGCCGAGGTACATGTCCGGCCAGGAGAGGCGCAGGGTGCGGCGGACCCATTCCAGCACGTTCCCGGCGTTCTGCACGGCGGCCAGCAGGTACCAGCCCTGCGTGGCGTCCCGGAAGGCGTGCAGCGCGCCGTGTGGTTCGGGCAGGTCGGCGCGGCTCAGCGCGAGTTGCGCGCCGGTCCCGACGGTCAGTTGCGCCTCGCCGGGCGCGAGGTCGGCGGCGTGCAGGGCGGCGGCGGTGTCGGCCGCGCCGGTCAGGACGGGCAGGCCCGGCGGGAGGCCCAGCGCGCGGGCAGGTGTAGTGCGCAGGAATCCGGCGACGCTGCCGGACGGCCGGATGGGGGGCAGCAGCGCGGCCGGGAGGCCCAGGCGGCCCAGCAGGTCGGCGTGCCAGTCCTGCCGGTGCGGGTCGAACAGCAGCGTACCCGAGGCGTCCGAGGGGTCGGTGGCGGCCTCGCCGGTCAGGTGCAGGCGCAGCCAGTCCTTGGGTTGCAGCGCCCAGCGGGCGGCGGCCAGGGTGGTGGGTTCGTGCGCGGCCAGCCACAACAGGGTGGGACCGGCGAAGCCCGTGACGGGCGGGTTACGCAGGTCGCGGCGCAGGTCTTCCGGCAGCGCCCGGTAGGCCGTGAGGTGCGGGGCGCTGCGCGTGTCGGACCACAGCACGGCGGGGCGCAGGGCCTCGCCGGTGGGAGCGGTCAGGGTCACGCCGTGCATCTGCCCGGACAGGCTCACGGCCCGCACGCGCGCCGGGTCGGTGCCGCGCAGCACGTCCTGCGCGGCGCGCTGCGCGGCCGTCCACCAGTCGTCCGGGTGGCTCTCGGACCAGCCGGGGTGGGGGCTGTGCGCGGGGTAGGGGTGCGCGGCGCGGCGCAGGGTGTCGCCGCCCGCCGTGATCAGCGCCGCTTTCAGGCTGCCGGTGCCGAGGTCCAGGGCCAGCACCACGTCCGGCTGGTCGGCCGGACGTGCGGGGTGGGCGGGTGGGGGCTCAGTGGGCCAGGACATCGGCACTGAGGTCATCGGCGGCCAGGGCGCCGGTCATGACCGAGACGGTGTCGGCCATGCTGATCTTCTTCGGGTTCAGCAGGGCGGCGCGTTTGCCCATGCGGTGCACGTGGATGCGGTCGGCGATCTCGAACACGTGCGGCATGTTGTGACTGATCAGGATGACGGGCAGGCCCTTGTCCCGCACCTGCCGGATCAGGTCGAGGACCATGTTGCCCTCGCGCACGCCGAGCGCGGCGGTGGGTTCGTCCATGATGACCACGTGCCGGGCGAAGGCGGCGGCGCGGGCCACGGCAACGCCCTGCCGCTGCCCGCCGCTGAGCGTCTCGACCGGCTGGTTCATGCTCTTGATGGCGAACTGCAGGCCCTGCATGTGCTGCGTGGCCTCGGTCAGCATGCGCTTACGGTCGATGACTTTCAGCAGGCGGCCCAGCGGCCCGCCGACGTACAGTTCGCGGCCCAGGAACAGGTTCTCGGCGATGGTCATGGCGGGCGCCACCGCGAGGTCCTGGTACACGGTCTCGATGCCTTCGCGGCGGGCGTCGCTGGGCGTGCGGAAGTGCACGGGTTTGCCGTCCAGCAGGATCTCGCCCTCGTCGGGAATGACCGCGCCGGACAGCGCCTTGATCAGGCTGCTCTTGCCCGCGCCGTTGTCGCCGATGACGGCCATGATCTCGCCGGGCCGCAGTTCGAAGTCCGCGCCGTTGATGGCGGTCACGTGCCCGTAGCGTTTGATCAGGCCGCGCGCCTGCATGACCAGCGGTCCCGCAGGGCTGTGCGGGGTGGGTGTGGGGACGGGCGCGACAGGCAGGGTGGGGGCGGTCATGCTTTCCTCCGGGAGAACTGGTCGGTGGCGACCGCCAGGATGATCAGGATGCCGGTGATCAGGTTCTGGTACACGCTGTCCAGGCCCATGAAGGTCAAGCCCGAGCGGAACACGCCGACGATCAGCACGCCGATCAATGTGCCCATCACGTTGCCGCGCCCGCCGAACAGGCTGGTGCCACCGATCACGACGGCCGTGATGCTCTCCAGGTTCTCGGTGGTGCCGGCCTCCGGGGACGCGCCGCCGATGCGTTCGAGCAGCAGCAGGGCCGCCACGCCGTACAGCACCCCGGCGAAGGTGTACACGCTGAGCAGCAGGCGGTTCTGGGGAATGCCGCTCAGGCGCACCGCTTCGGGGTTGTTGCCCAGCGCGTAGATGTGCCGGCCCGGCGCGGTGAAGTTCAGGTACAGCCACGTGGCGAAGAACAGCGCGACCATCAGCAGGCTGCCGTACGTGAACGGCGTGCCGAACACCGTGAACCGCTGCGCGAGGAAGGTCAGGCCGTCGGCGGGCATGGGGACGCTGGTGGCCTTCGAGTAGATCTTCACGGCCGCGAACACGATGGAGTACATACCGAGCGTCACGATGAACGGCGGCAACTTCCATTTCGTGATCAGCAGGCCGTTCAGCCAGCCGACGAACGCGCCGACCGCGAAGCCCGCCAGGATCGCCAGCGGAATGGGCACACCCTGCTCGACGGCCAGTTTGCCGATCACCATGCTGGCAAGTGCCATGATCATGCCGCAGCTCAGGTCGATCCCGGCGGTCAGGATGATCAGGGTCTGCGCGATGGCGATCACGCCGATGAACGACGCCTGTTGCAGGATCAGGGAGAAGGTACCCAGCGTGAGGAAGCGGTCGGACTGCGTGGCGAAGAAGATGCACGCGACCAGCAGGGCGATCAGTGGCCCCAGGGTGCTGAGGTTCGGGAGCTTCAGCCCGGTGCGGGCGGCGGGCGCGGCGGTGGGTGGCGCAGTGGGTGGCGTCATACGCAGGGTTCTCCAGGTGTGGGGGAAGGAAAAGGAGTCACGGCCGGGCGGCCTTGACCGCTGACGTGACTCCGGGGGGAACAGCTGGGCCAGTGAAGGTGAACCCGCTCTGGGGGTGGGTCAGGAACTTCAGGTGGTGCCTGGGTTCCCGACCCGTCCGGGCTTACTGACCCCAGCAGTTGGCGAGGCCGAACTTGCCGTTCTGGCTCTTGACGCCGCTCATGGCCTTGTTGGTGATCAGGGCGACGCCGGTGTCGGTGTAGCCGCTGACTTTCTTGCCGGTCTTGGCGTAGTTCACGCCGGCCGCGACGCCCATGCTGGCCATCTTCAGGGGGTACTGCTGGCTGGTCGCGCCGATCACGCCGGCCTCGACGTTGCGCACCCCTGCGCAGCCGCCGTCCACCGAGACGATCAGGACGCTCTTTTCCTTCCCGGCGGCTTTCAGGGCCTGGTAGGCTCCGGCGGCGGCGGGTTCGTTGATGGTGTACACCACGTTGATGTCCGGGTTCTTCTGCAGGCAGTTTTCCATGGCGGTCTGGCCCTTGGTCTGGTCGCCGAAGGAGTCCTGCGCGCAGGCCACGCCGGTGTTCACGAGGTCCTTGGTGCTGGCCGTGATGCCCTTGATGCCGAAGCCCGCCAGGAACCCGTTGTGTCGCGCGATGCCGACCGGGTGGCCGGGGAACAGGTCCAGGGTGGCGATCACGGCTTTCTTGTTGCCCATGGCTTTCTTGGCCCACTGGCCGATCAGCACGCCCGCCTGGTAGTTGTTGGTGGCGAACAGGGCGTCCACGGCGCTGGCGGGTTCGGTGGGGCTGTCCAGCGCGATGACCATGACGCCCTGCGCGCGGGCCTTGGCGATGGCGGGCACGATGGCCTTGGAGTCGCTGGGCGTGATCAGGATGGTCTTGGCACCGGCGGCGACCATGTTCTCGATCGCGGCGACCTGTCCGGCGTTGTCACCGTCGGCCTTCCCGGCGGCGGTCAGGAGTTTGGCGCCCAGGCGGGTGGCTTCCTTCTGCGCGCCTTCTTTCATCTTCACGAAGAAGGGGTTGGTTTCGGTCTTGGTGATCAGGCCGATCACGGGTTGGGCGCTGCTCTGGGCCTGCACGGTGCTGACGGTGAACACGGCGGCGCTGGCGAGGACGGCGGTGGCGGCGATCAGTTTGGCGTGGCGCATGGTGGGTCTCCTGGGGGGAATGAGAGGGCGGGTACGGGCAGCTGGTCAGGCGCGGGGTGGACCGGCAGAGGGAGTAACGGGCGGGTGACTGGAGGTGGCGGGGCGGGCTGGATCACGGCTGGACGCACTGGTTCTGGGCTGGCCCGGAGGTCCGGTGGAATGACGGATGATCAGGGTGGTGGGCAGTTGCACGCGGGCCGGGGTGCGGGCGCCGGTGTGGTGCAGCAGGCGCAGCAGTTGCTCGCAGGCCTGCACGCCCAGGTCGTAGGCGGGTTGCGCCACGACGGTCAGGGGTGGGGTCATGGTCTGTGCCCAGCGGGAATCGTCGAAGCCCACGATGCTCAGGTCGGCAGGGATGTGCAGGTTCAGGGCGCGGGCGGCCAGGACGGCGCCGACGGTCATCTCGTTGTTGCCCACGAACAGAGCGGTGGGGCGGCGGTCTGGGGGGAGGCTCAGCAGGCGCATGGCGGCGCGGTACCCGTCGTCCTCGCGGTGGTTGCCGGGCAGGACCAGCGCCGGGTCGTAGGTCAGTCCGGCGGTTTCCAGCGCGGCGCGGTAGGCGTCGTGGCGCTGCGTGGCGGTGCTGATGTCCTGCTGGCCGACGATCATGCCGATGCGGGTGTGGCCCAGGTCGATCAGGTGCCGGGTGGCGGCCGTGCCGCCGCCTGCGTTGTCGGTGGTGACGGTGGTGGCGTCCGGGTTGCCGGTCACGCGGTCGAGTTCGACGACCGGCAGGTCCGGCATGGCTTTCAGGTGTTCGCGCGCTCCGCTGGTGGGCACCAGGATCAGGCCCTGGGGCAGGTGGCCGCGCAGGGTTTCCAGCGCGCGGCGTTCCTTGGCGGGTTCCTCGTCGCTGTTGAACAGGAAGGCCACGTAGCCGTGCCGGTCGGCGGCGTCCTGAATGCCCTTGGCGAGCGTGGCGTGGAAGGGGTTGAGGATGTCCGTGACGACCACGCCGATGGTGCGGGTCTCGCCCTGGCGCAGGCTGCGGGCCAGCACGTTCGGCTGGTACCCGAGTTGCTGCGCGGCGTTCAGGACGCGCTGGCGGGTGGACTGGGCGACCATGTCAGGTCGGGAGAGGGCGCGGGAGGCGGTGGCCGTGGAGACCTGGGCGAGCTGGGCGACATCCTGAATACTCGGCATTGAAAACGATTACACCCCCTTGGCGGAAATGTGATTTCGGGTGGTTTCCCAGACGAGGAAACCGGTTGCAAACGATTACATTGAGGTGCCGTCAGTGTGCACTCATCCGCCGCTCCTGTCAATCCCCATGACCCGGCGTCAAATTAGACCCGGTTCAACCGTGCCCCTGCCCCATACGGCCTGCCGTCTGTCTCGCTGACAGTCCGGCACTTCACCGGCCCTGCCAGCCCCACGTCCGGAGGGGCGCTTCGGCCCCCACCCGCATCCGCTCGGACCCAGCGGTCTTCGCAGCCCATTCAATCGGAGTCCGTATCAACCGTGCCCCCCGCCTCTGCGGGCTTCCAGCTGAACCAGACCGCCGTCCCATCCGCCACCAGCAATCGATCACGGGAAGCGTCCGGTGTTGGCCTGCCCGCCCGCAGAACAGGCAGTGAAGGCGACGGTAGGGGGCGGCGGGCAGGGACTTCCGTCTCCCCTGCCCGCCGCCCCCTGCCGTACTGGCGATCAGCCGCGCACGAGTTCCAGGATCCGCTCGCCGTACTTGCGCAGACGCTCGGGGCCCATGCCGCGCACCTCGTGCAGGTCGGCCTCGGTGTACGGCACGCGGCGCGCGATCTCGGCCAGGGTCGCGTTGCTCGCCACGATGAACCGGCTGATCTCCTGCCGCTTGGCCTCGGCGTTCCGCCAGTCACGCAACCGGGCGTACACCTCCGCCTGCTCTTCACTGAGGTTCGCGGCCGGATCCTCCCTGCCGCCCGGCAGGTCCGGCGTGAGCATCACGGGCGTCGCGTCCGCCTCCACCGGCGCCGGAC encodes the following:
- the odhB gene encoding 2-oxoglutarate dehydrogenase complex dihydrolipoyllysine-residue succinyltransferase; translation: MADIKVPVFSESVSEGTLLTWHKKPGDAVKRGEVLAEIETDKVVLEVTALQDGVLTSIAKQEGDTVLSEETLGVVGDAGSAPAPAAAPVEAPAAAPAETPAAAPAEAAAGADRREDLSPAVRKVVVENNLNPAQIPATGPKGNITKADALGAVGQQAPASTPAAPAYAPAASVPAGARPEQRVPMTRIRQRISERLKDVQNTAAILTTFNEVNMQPAMDLRKKYQDQFVAKHGVKLGFMSLFVRAATEALKAFPVVNASVDGKDIIYHGFYDIGIAVASDRGLVVPVLRDTEQMSLAGIEKAIGGFAQKAKAGKLTLDDMSGGTFSITNGGTFGSMMSTPIINAPQSAILGMHNIIERPIAQNGQVVIAPMMYIALSYDHRIIDGKEAVQFLVTIKNLLEDPARMLLEL
- a CDS encoding xylulokinase, translated to MSWPTEPPPAHPARPADQPDVVLALDLGTGSLKAALITAGGDTLRRAAHPYPAHSPHPGWSESHPDDWWTAAQRAAQDVLRGTDPARVRAVSLSGQMHGVTLTAPTGEALRPAVLWSDTRSAPHLTAYRALPEDLRRDLRNPPVTGFAGPTLLWLAAHEPTTLAAARWALQPKDWLRLHLTGEAATDPSDASGTLLFDPHRQDWHADLLGRLGLPAALLPPIRPSGSVAGFLRTTPARALGLPPGLPVLTGAADTAAALHAADLAPGEAQLTVGTGAQLALSRADLPEPHGALHAFRDATQGWYLLAAVQNAGNVLEWVRRTLRLSWPDMYLGAQQTDGQPAPLFLPYLTGDRTPHLDPHARAGWLGLSADHDPGHLAYAAFEGVALSIAQAAELLRLPHAQPLRLAGGGTVDPWWQQLLADALNRPLHVTNVPDASLRGAARLAWTGLGVPWTAPAPTVTAVITPQAQRIPPARRAGFRSAYQVLKHSG
- a CDS encoding ATP-binding cassette domain-containing protein — protein: MTAPTLPVAPVPTPTPHSPAGPLVMQARGLIKRYGHVTAINGADFELRPGEIMAVIGDNGAGKSSLIKALSGAVIPDEGEILLDGKPVHFRTPSDARREGIETVYQDLAVAPAMTIAENLFLGRELYVGGPLGRLLKVIDRKRMLTEATQHMQGLQFAIKSMNQPVETLSGGQRQGVAVARAAAFARHVVIMDEPTAALGVREGNMVLDLIRQVRDKGLPVILISHNMPHVFEIADRIHVHRMGKRAALLNPKKISMADTVSVMTGALAADDLSADVLAH
- a CDS encoding ABC transporter permease, producing MTPPTAPPTAAPAARTGLKLPNLSTLGPLIALLVACIFFATQSDRFLTLGTFSLILQQASFIGVIAIAQTLIILTAGIDLSCGMIMALASMVIGKLAVEQGVPIPLAILAGFAVGAFVGWLNGLLITKWKLPPFIVTLGMYSIVFAAVKIYSKATSVPMPADGLTFLAQRFTVFGTPFTYGSLLMVALFFATWLYLNFTAPGRHIYALGNNPEAVRLSGIPQNRLLLSVYTFAGVLYGVAALLLLERIGGASPEAGTTENLESITAVVIGGTSLFGGRGNVMGTLIGVLIVGVFRSGLTFMGLDSVYQNLITGILIILAVATDQFSRRKA
- a CDS encoding sugar ABC transporter substrate-binding protein; protein product: MRHAKLIAATAVLASAAVFTVSTVQAQSSAQPVIGLITKTETNPFFVKMKEGAQKEATRLGAKLLTAAGKADGDNAGQVAAIENMVAAGAKTILITPSDSKAIVPAIAKARAQGVMVIALDSPTEPASAVDALFATNNYQAGVLIGQWAKKAMGNKKAVIATLDLFPGHPVGIARHNGFLAGFGIKGITASTKDLVNTGVACAQDSFGDQTKGQTAMENCLQKNPDINVVYTINEPAAAGAYQALKAAGKEKSVLIVSVDGGCAGVRNVEAGVIGATSQQYPLKMASMGVAAGVNYAKTGKKVSGYTDTGVALITNKAMSGVKSQNGKFGLANCWGQ
- a CDS encoding LacI family DNA-binding transcriptional regulator — its product is MPSIQDVAQLAQVSTATASRALSRPDMVAQSTRQRVLNAAQQLGYQPNVLARSLRQGETRTIGVVVTDILNPFHATLAKGIQDAADRHGYVAFLFNSDEEPAKERRALETLRGHLPQGLILVPTSGAREHLKAMPDLPVVELDRVTGNPDATTVTTDNAGGGTAATRHLIDLGHTRIGMIVGQQDISTATQRHDAYRAALETAGLTYDPALVLPGNHREDDGYRAAMRLLSLPPDRRPTALFVGNNEMTVGAVLAARALNLHIPADLSIVGFDDSRWAQTMTPPLTVVAQPAYDLGVQACEQLLRLLHHTGARTPARVQLPTTLIIRHSTGPPGQPRTSASSRDPARPATSSHPPVTPSAGPPRA